From the Xiphophorus couchianus chromosome 11, X_couchianus-1.0, whole genome shotgun sequence genome, the window TCATCCTTCCTTCTGGGACCTGGATAACTGGACTGTATTTTCAATTTTGCAGGATTTAATTGGAGTTCATGCAGggatttgttcatgtttttaaaaaaaaaatctttaaattgtCAGCAGGACTGACAGCTTGAATGAAAGTTTGTCTGGTTTACACTGGAGGGGTCTTTCTCCGGTTAACATCATTTACAGATGCCTATTctgatttgagaaaaaaatctaaaatttggCTCAGTTTTAGAGGttgataaacagttttttccaTTGTTAGgatatttatgttaaaaagttGCTAAAATATACATGTTAGGTTATATTCCACCATTGCATTATTGACAATGCTAAATATCAAAAGGAGTAGTAGCAGTTGCAGCAGCATGACTCTCCTGTATATCGTCTGGCTGCTGACAGTTTGTGTGGCTCCTGGGAGTCAGGGCCAGAGAATGAAGGAGCCTGATGGGGAGCAGCAAGTAGCTGAAGCCCAGCTGGGCGAGAAGGACGCCATCTGCAACCAGGAGGGATGCTTTGCCGTCTTCTTACAGAAGAAGGCCTTCAGGGAAGCTAGGCAGGCCTGCCTGGATCAAGGTGGAACCCTGGTGACGATGTACACTCGTGAAGCGGCGGGTGTGGTTCACAACCTGCTGTCAGGAACTGCTGTGCATGGATCAAGGGCCAGGCTTCGTCTCTGGATCGGGCTGCACCGACCTCCACGCCAGTGTTCAACCACAAAACCACTCAGAGGATTCGTCTGGGTCACAGGCAAAGTCTCACCTTTTTTGACTTTTGCAATTCACatattttggttcttttttttttatcagtcatTCTGTTTAATGGGTAGCTACAGAGAAGCTCTGATTAGCACAtgaaatgttcaagtttttcTAGCGGTCTGGCCTGCTGATTCCAAGGTTAACCAATTCCAGTTTATTCTTTCTGTGACACATAAAGGAGAAAACTGCATTGCAAGTTTTTTACTAGAGGTAGTAGTTTTGATTCCAACAAGAACTACAATATTATCCCAATTTAAGCAAATAAGCATACATATCTATccttttgttggttttaatcAAAAAGCTGACTAGAACCAGTTGTTTTAGTCTCCTGCAGTTTTACCTTAGTAATAGCCATGGGTAGCATCATATTCTTTGCTCCTCAGAATACAGGCAGTGAAAACACATTTGGCATATCATTAAAAGGACTTTAAAGactttgaaaacttttgcaTGCCTTGCTACTGGTAAGCAACCTAGTGGTAATGCACCAATTTGCCACACCCCATCCTGTCAGAAATTGACACTCAAGTCAGTTGGCTGAGCTTTGGGCTCCTGGTATGGTTAATCCATtatcttcttttatttctcagacAGACTGGGTGCAACTTGGagatttttactctttttgaCCCCATTGTTACTCACCCAGTCTGATTTAGTCATTATACacactgacagaaaacagatgtGTCTCTCCTGGTAGAGAAGGGCATCCAGTTTTTAAGAGTTGTACAATCTGTTTACTTCTGTGATGCCGTCATGACTAAATAACTCTAACTTACTCAAGTCAGCGCCTCGCCATGCAGACCTTTCTGGTTTTATTAATGCAAAATGACACATGATGACTGAAAATGTCTGACCCAAATGAGAGTATTTAATAAATCTAGGTTTTAAATACACCACTTTAATCAGATGCACTGTTTTAAGAGCATCTGTTTAAATCCTGCAGAGATCATCAATTTCTCCCAATTTAAGAGAAACTGATTCTACCTCCATAAATGGAAATAACAAGGGGACAAAAAGACCTGTTCCCAcataaataattgcattttaaactcCACATTAGACTTATTTTTTATATGGGCGACATCTAGTGGTAAAAAATATGACTCTCACTCTTGCAGAATATGTCCCACATCAATAACCCCAATGGGCCCAAAGAGCGcaggcattttaaaaatgcaattggATTAATTTGTTAGAAAATTAAACTCCAGACAAAGGTTATGTTGGCAATTTTCTCAAGGCGACTTAATGTTTTGATGCTATGTCAACCCAAAATTTGTCATAGAgcctgaaaagaaagaaaagggcgacaaaaaaaagttacagaaaatTACAACTCTAGCACGTTAGATCCAAAGTAAGACTGAAAACTAACTAGGGGTTTGTCCTTCTCTTCTAACAGGAAACCAGGAAGCTCAGTTCTCCAACTGGATCCGTAAAGAAATGCCCAACACTTGTGCAGTACCTCGCTGTGTGGCCATGACTGTGCATACGTCTGACGCCGCAGGAGAGAGCGGCGAGAATTTCCGTTGGGCTGAAGGACCTTGCGTCATGAAACTGGATGGATTTATTTGCCAGTACACCTACAGCATGATGTGTTCACCCCTGAAGGATGAGGGTGGAGGTCCCACTGTCTATGAAACcccatttcatttcaaaagtaCCCAATTGACCCATGTGCCTTATGGGTCTGTAGCTGACATGCCATGTCCTACAGACAGCTCAAATCCAGATGCACCTTCCAGGGAATCAGCACTGTGTATTGAAAGAGATGATGGCACAGTGGGTTGGTCTACAGATGCCCCTCTTTGCTCTTCCGGTTCACCCAGACAAACCCAGGACTGGTGTAGCGGTGAGCATGAATGTGAGCAGCACTGCCAGAACAGGAATGAGGATTACTACTGTTTCTGCTCTGAGGGCTACATATTAAATGAAGATGGCTACAGCTGCAAGTTGGACCCTCTGAGCCAAACTGACCCTCCAGAGCTATCAGATTCTGCTTTTGCCACAGACAAGACCCCAGTCAATCGGATCTGTGTGGATATGGGTTGTGAATATGACTGCTCAATAACATCTCGGAGCACTCGCTGCACCTGCCCCCCAGGCTACCAAATAGGTCCAGGTGGACGCAAGTGTTTGGATGTGGATGAATGCCAACAGCAGCCGTGTCCGCAACTTTGTGTCAACACTCCAGGCACATTTCACTGCACCTGTTACCCAGGATACCAGCCAGACAATACAGATGAATGTGTGGACATAGATGAGTGCCTGGATGAAGGCACCTGTGCAGGGACTTGTCAGAACACTGAGGGTTCTTTCAACTGTCTGTGTGACCCTGGCTTTGTATCGAACAGTGAAGGAGAATGTATAGATTTGGATGAGTGCACAGAGTATTCACCTTGTGACCAGCAGTGTAATAACTTTGTTGGAGGGTACCAGTGCAACTGTAAACTTGGCTTTGAACTGAAGAAGGACGGACTTACCTGCCAACCTTCAACTTATGACGGAGAATATTCCACTCTGAACCCTGACCCCAGTATTTACGATGATCTGGATACTCCCTGGTCCACTCTTGATCCCTTTTTCAAAGCTGATGTCAACTGGCTGACAGATTCCCCTCAGAGACCCACCCCTGACATGGCTCATCAGTCAGATAACCACCTAAACCAATGGGATCACTTATCACCAAAGCAATACCAGACAGCCTCATCCCCAACCCAAAAGATGAGAACAGGCAACAACATTGAAGATGATGCTCATACAGGAGGTGGCAACTCCAATGATCAGAAAGTAATTGAAATTGCAAAGAAGCCCACAAGTGGGACTGAGGAGGCTGAGACACCTAAAATAGACAGAACAGGTGAAACCAATAGTACAACAGCGGTTAAAGACGGATCTGATGATGTGAAACGCAAGCATGACAAGAGCTGGCTACTGGTGGCTCTTCTCGTCCCTCTGTGCGTGTTCCTGGTGGTGATGTTGGCTTTGGGAATCGTCTACTGTACCAGCTGTGCAGTAGACAAGAGCCTCAGCTTTGCAGACTGCTATCGCTGGGTGCTCCCTGCAACACCCCCAGAGAGGAGGGAAAGCAAAACCCGCGCTTGAACTCTCtcataacaacaaaaacaatttctttacatgtttgttaaCATTATTTTGGTTTCTGGTGACAAATTTGCTCACTAAATGTACAATCTGGATTTCATACCAAGGACTGATTTCATACTTTTTGCTGCACAGCCTTTGTAAATAGCTGACTATCATTTTcacaaattcaataaaataaaaaaaaaactgattcaaCACAGCgtggtctttaaaataaaaatgataatgtCCAGCCACTTGGCATTACTCTCTTGTTAAATTTATTGACTGTAAATCAGAAAATTTGGAGTCAAGTttgaaaatggaataaaacTAGTGGACTTCTAGCATAGTTAGTCAAGTGGTTCTGCaatgaatatttaaatcattattattGTGGCGAACACGCAgggttgttgctgctgttaggAGCTCATGAGCAGTAATTGGGTTCACCTGTGTGGGAGGGGATAAAAGGGAACAGGAGTAGAGACAAGAGAGactcatttgttgttgttgtgctgTTTAGCTGGGCACCAGGTGGGAGCGTGCTGTTTGCAGTGACTAGCACTGCCAGCCATGAAGACATTCGCTGAGCTAAGCAGGGGAGCTGTTTCTGTGTCAGGAGGAGAGGTCTGGGCTGGCCTTGGATGCCAGCTCTCAGTTGTTGCCATTTTGAGTCCCTCTTAAAACACTTTATATCTTCTAACATAAATAAAGCTTTACCCTTTTCATTAAAGTAAACAGCTCTTGTTAATTATTCTCTGCCGCAAAAGACATTACATTATGTTTGCAATGGACAGTTATTCTCAGAGAAGTTTGTCAAATATTTACACAGGAAATTGACAGGATGTGttacagaacaaataaaactatttttatttgttctgtaaaATAGGCTGACAGAAACaattaaaagtcaaataaatggTATTGACTGCAATATTCTTGCTTTTCACATCACTCCACCGCCCATCTGTAGGACGATCACCCACTGCCTCCttcctttatttaacatttaagtaAGCATCTGATTCAATGTAAATAACCAGCCAATACTAATGCAACCGTCTTAAGAATCATAAAGAAACAGTTTCACGATCTGCTATTacaatttgaaactttttttaaagtattagaAGTCTGCTTTAGTCTTGCCTGACGTCAACGAGGTAGTAACCGAACAGGAACCCGAATATCTTGATTGAAACTATGAATTTCGTTTGGTCCTCAAATGCAGCATTATGTAGAGCAGCGTTGTTTAAGAGCACCTTATAAAAAGCGGCTAAGAAATCCGTGAgtgtatatatttatgtattttta encodes:
- the cd248b gene encoding endosialin is translated as MLNIKRSSSSCSSMTLLYIVWLLTVCVAPGSQGQRMKEPDGEQQVAEAQLGEKDAICNQEGCFAVFLQKKAFREARQACLDQGGTLVTMYTREAAGVVHNLLSGTAVHGSRARLRLWIGLHRPPRQCSTTKPLRGFVWVTGNQEAQFSNWIRKEMPNTCAVPRCVAMTVHTSDAAGESGENFRWAEGPCVMKLDGFICQYTYSMMCSPLKDEGGGPTVYETPFHFKSTQLTHVPYGSVADMPCPTDSSNPDAPSRESALCIERDDGTVGWSTDAPLCSSGSPRQTQDWCSGEHECEQHCQNRNEDYYCFCSEGYILNEDGYSCKLDPLSQTDPPELSDSAFATDKTPVNRICVDMGCEYDCSITSRSTRCTCPPGYQIGPGGRKCLDVDECQQQPCPQLCVNTPGTFHCTCYPGYQPDNTDECVDIDECLDEGTCAGTCQNTEGSFNCLCDPGFVSNSEGECIDLDECTEYSPCDQQCNNFVGGYQCNCKLGFELKKDGLTCQPSTYDGEYSTLNPDPSIYDDLDTPWSTLDPFFKADVNWLTDSPQRPTPDMAHQSDNHLNQWDHLSPKQYQTASSPTQKMRTGNNIEDDAHTGGGNSNDQKVIEIAKKPTSGTEEAETPKIDRTGETNSTTAVKDGSDDVKRKHDKSWLLVALLVPLCVFLVVMLALGIVYCTSCAVDKSLSFADCYRWVLPATPPERRESKTRA